In the Lampris incognitus isolate fLamInc1 chromosome 11, fLamInc1.hap2, whole genome shotgun sequence genome, one interval contains:
- the gjb8 gene encoding gap junction protein beta 8 gives MSWTALYAQLGGVNKHSTSLGKIWLSVLFIFRITILVLAAESVWGDEQSDFTCNTQQPGCKNVCYDHFFPVSHIRLWCLQLIFVSTPALLVAMHVTYRKREDKRTMLASNGGEKATETDLETLKRRRLPITGPLWWTYTCSLFFRLIFEGGFMYALYFVYDGFQMPRLVKCEQWPCPNKVDCFISRPTEKTIFTIFMVSSSAICMVLNVAELCYLIGKALLRCSNRVSKRNGAYTHPNRVTSDNVLLQNEKNELFLMSAPDSTSNKSK, from the coding sequence ATGAGCTGGACGGCGCTGTATGCCCAGCTGGGCGGCGTGAACAAGCACTCCACCAGTTTGGGGAAGATCTGGCTCTCGGTCCTCTTCATCTTCCGCATCACCATCCTGGTGCTGGCCGCTGAGAGCGTATGGGGAGATGAGCAGTCAGACTTTACCTGCAACACTCAGCAGCCTGGCTGCAAGAATGTCTGCTACGACCACTTCTTCCCTGTGTCGCACATCCGCCTGTGGTGCCTGCAGCTTATCTTTGTCTCCACGCCAGCCCTGCTGGTGGCCATGCACGTCACCTACAGGAAGCGAGAGGACAAGAGGACCATGCTGGCCTCCAACGGCGGCGAGAAGGCCACAGAGACCGACCTGGAGACACTGAAGAGGAGGCGTCTGCCCATCACCGGCCCACTATGGTGGACATACACCTGCAGCCTGTTCTTCCGGCTCATCTTTGAGGGCGGGTTCATGTATGCCCTCTACTTTGTCTATGACGGCTTCCAGATGCCCCGGCTGGTGAAGTGCGAGCAATGGCCCTGTCCCAACAAGGTGGACTGCTTCATCTCCAGGCCCACAGAAAAGACCATTTTCACCATCTTCATGGTATCTTCGTCAGCTATCTGCATGGTGCTGAACGTGGCTGAGCTGTGCTATCTCATCGGCAAGGCATTACTGAGGTGCTCCAACAGGGTGTCTAAGAGGAATGGAGCCTACACCCACCCTAACAGGGTGACCTCAGACAATGTCCTGCTGCAGAATGAGAAAAATGAGTTGTTCCTGATGTCGGCCCCGGATTCAACCAGCAACAAGAGCAAATGA